The genomic window TCTGCCAAGGTCCTCATCCTGAGCTTCTCCCTCTCGCTGGCCTTCCGCCTCCGCTGGACAGACATCCTGACTTTGGTGCCCTTGTGGGCCTTGGGGCCCCCAGCACCCTGTAGGTAGGCAGGTTGGAAGGCTAACATGTTGTAGTCCACCTCTACCAGCCCACCAGCCCTTTGGACGCTGTAGTCATCACTGCCCCCGCTGCTGGCCCCATCATGCCCTCGGGGGAGCCCAGCCACAGCTGGACAGGGAGAAGAAGAATAGGACTCCAACGATGGAGCCGGCGAaaggctctgggctggggagggctggttCAGCTCAAAGGGCCCTGCCCTGTCTTTCCAGTCCCAGGAGGACAGCAGGCCAGGGCTGTCGGAGGAGCCCAAGCCACCTTCAAGGCTGAGGAAGG from Eulemur rufifrons isolate Redbay chromosome 19, OSU_ERuf_1, whole genome shotgun sequence includes these protein-coding regions:
- the MSGN1 gene encoding mesogenin-1, translated to MDNLRETFLSLEGGLGSSDSPGLLSSWDWKDRAGPFELNQPSPAQSLSPAPSLESYSSSPCPAVAGLPRGHDGASSGGSDDYSVQRAGGLVEVDYNMLAFQPAYLQGAGGPKAHKGTKVRMSVQRRRKASEREKLRMRTLADALHTLRNYLPPVYSQRGQPLTKIQTLKYTIKYIGELTDLLNRGRETRAQSA